DNA from Magnetospirillum sp.:
TTGCGCACTGGCCCAATGACCGCCAGATCCTCCTGTGCGACGAAACTGGCGGGGGCCAAGCGTTGGGCAAGTTTCTGGCGGGCCAAGACCTTGCAAAGCCGTGGGCGATCCTGATCGGCCCCGAAGGCGGCTTTGCGCCCGAAGAACTCGCCTTGCTGCGCAAACAAAGTTTCGTGCGGCCCGTCGATTTGGGTCCACGCGTCTTGCGCGCCGACACAGCCGCCCTTGCCGCCTTGGCCGTGTTCCAAGCATTTGCACCCGACGCCGACCGGCGCCCGAATTTCCAAGCGACCTAATCCCTCGAATCCCGGCCCCGAAAGGTTCTCGTTTTCCCATGTCTGCACCCCCAACTTCGAGCGGCCAGCGCCTCGTCTCCAAGCAGCAGCTGATCGACTGGATCGCATCGGGCGAGAAGCCAAAATCCGATTGGCGCATCGGGACCGAGCACGAGAAATTCCTGTTCGAGCTCGGCACGCATCGCGCTTTGCCGTACGAGGGGCAAAAAGCCAGCGTGCGCGGCCTGCTCGAAGGGCTCACGCGCTTTGGCTGGCAGCCTGTGCTCGAAAACGGCAAGCCCATCGCGTTGCTCAAAGACAAATGTTCGGTGACCCTCGAGCCCGGCGGCCAGTTCGAATTGTCAGGGGCACCGCTCGAGACGATCCACCAGACCTGCGACGAAACGAACACGCATTTGCGCGAGTGCGCCACGGTCGCGGCCGAATTGGGCTTGGGGCTGCTCGGCATGGGGTTCGCGCCCGAATGGGAGCGCGCCGACATCCATTGGATGCCCAAGGGCCGCTACAAGATCATGCGCGACTACATGCCGAAGGTCGGCACGATGGGCCTCGACATGATGCTGCGCACCTGCACCGTGCAGACCAATCTCGATTTTTCGAGCGAGGCCGACATGGTGCAGAAATTCCGCGTGTCGTTGGCGCTCCAGCCCATCGCCACGGCCTTGTTCGCGGACTCGCCGTTTCTCGAAGGCAAACCCTCGGGCTATATGAGCTACCGCAGCCACACCTGGACCGACACCGATCCGAACCGCTGCGGCCTGATCCCGTTCGTGTTCGAAGAAGGCATGGGCTACGAGCGCTACGTGGATTGGATGCTCGACGTGCCGATGTATTTCGTCTATCGCGACGGAAAATACATCGACGCTGCCGGCCGCTCGTTCCGCAAATTCATGGCCGAAGGCCTGCCGGACCTCACACCCGATCCGGCGACGACCGGCGACTGGTCGGACCACATCACGACCGCGTTCCCGGAAGTGCGGCTCAAGAAGTATCTCGAGATGCGCGGGGCCGACGGCGGCCCGTGGAAGCGCCTGTGCGCGTTGCCGGCTTTGTTCGTGGGCTTGCTCTACGACCAGGCCGCATTGGACGAGGCAAGTGCGCTCATCAAAGGCTGGACCATCGAAGAGATGCTCGCCTTGCGCCGCGACGTGACCAAGCAAGCACTCAAAGCCAAGTTCCGCAAAGGGACGGTCAACGACGTCGCGGCCGAAATGGTCGCGATCGCCAGGCGCGGTTTGCGCGCGCGCGCGCGGTTCAACCGCATGGGCGACGCCGACGAGACCGTGTTCCTCGAAACGTTGCAGGAAACGGTTGAATCCGGCGACTGCCCGGCCGAGGAAAAACTGCGCCGCTACGCGACCGAATGGCACGGCAGCGTGGCCCCGCTCTACGACATCTACGCGTACTGAAGATTTTTTTGGGCCCTTGTCGAAATCGGGCGGTGCCGCGCGTCTTTACGGCATGCGGTCCGGCAATTTCGCCCCGCTCTGCCTGAAGGATAACGTCATGGAATACGCCATTCTGTTCTACGAAACCGCCGAAGCCGACGCCGCCCGCAACCATCCCGAAAAATCCGCCGCCTATTGGGGCGCGTGGGGTGCGTATGTGACGGCGATCATGGAATCAGGCATTTCCAAGGGCGGCCAGGGGCTGCAATCGCCGGGGACCGCCACCAGCGTGCGGCTGCGCGGCGGCAAGCGCCAGGTGCAGGACGGGCCGGTCGCCGACGCCAAGGAGCAGCTGGCGGGCTTCTTCATCATCGACGTGCCGGATCTCGACACGGCCCTCGCTTGGGCTGCACGCAGCCCGGCGGCGGTCGATGCGGCGGTCGAGGTGCGCCCGGTGCTGCCGCCGATGCCGTGAGCGGCGCGGCGTCCGATTTCGAGGCCGTGCGTGCGGCGGCGGAAGCCGCCGCACGCAACGCCTATGGCCGCCTGCTTGCCTATCTTGCCGCCACCACGCGCAACATCGCGGCCGCCGAGGATGCGCTCGGCGACGCGTTTGCGTCCGCCCTTGCGACATGGCCTGCGAGCGGCATCCCCGACAAGCCCGAAGCCTGGCTCCTTGTGGCCGCCAAACGCCGCTTCCTCGACGGGGTCCGCCATGCGCGCGTGCGCAACGCCGCCGAACCGACCTTGGCGCTGATGGAAGACGACATCGCCGACAAAGCCGATTTCCCCGACGCGCGACTGAAGCTCATGTTCGTGTGCGCGCATCCGGCGATCGACGAAGCCGCGCGCACGCCCTTGATGCTGCAGACCGTGCTGGGGCTCGATGCCGCCCGCATCGCCTCGGCCTTCCTCACGGCACCCGCCGCGATGGGCCAGCGCCTCGTGCGCGCCAAGACCAAAATCAAAGACGCCGGCATCGCCTTCGAAGTGCCCGACGCGGCCGAACTCGGGCCTCGCCTCGAATTCGTGCTGGCGGCGATCTACACGGCCTTCACCTGCGGCTGGGACGATCTGGCGCAAGACGCGCGCACCGCCCTCGACGTCGAAGCGATCTGGCTCGGCCAAGTGCTCGCGTCGCTTTTGCCGCTTGAGGCGGAAGTGCACGGGCTGTTGGCGCTGATGCGCCATTGCCATGCCAGACGCCGCGCGCGGCGCGATGCGGCCGGTGCGTTTGTGCCGTTGGACGCGCAGGATACGACGCTGTGGGACAAGCAGGAGATCGCGCGCGCGGAAGCAACGCTGCAGCGTGCGGCCCAGCTGCAGCGGCCGGGGCGTTACCAGCTCGAAGCCGCCATCCAATCCGTGCATGCCGGGCGGGCGGCAAGCGGCCGCACGGAATGGGAGGCTTTGTCGCTGCTCTATGCGGCCTTGGCGGAGCTTGCGCCAGCACTCGGCGTGCGCGTAGGCCAAGCGGCCGTCGAAGCGCGCGTGCGCGGGCCTGAGGCGGGCCTGCAATTGCTCGATCTGCTGCCCGACGCCGAAAAACAGAACTACCAGCCCTACTGGGCGGTGCGTGCGCACCTGCTGCGCGAGGCAGGCGAAGCCTGCGGTGCGCGCGATGCCTTTGCCCGCGCCATGGGCCTGGCCGACGATCCGGCGATACGCGCCTATCTCGCCGCTCAGCTCGACGCGTAGCGCCCCAGCAGAAACTTGGTCTGGCCGTAGACGCGTTCATCGTCGCGCGTGAAGCCGTCGGGCAATTCGGCTTTTTCGTCGAGTGCGAGTTCGACCGCGCACACGGCATTGGCCGCAAGCCAACCGCGCGCGGCAAAAGTGGCAAGTGCCGTCGCGGCAAAACCGCTGCGATAGGGCGCGTCGAGCAGCACCAGATTGCACGGGGCGAACGGTTCGACCGGGGTCGCCCCCGGATCGCACGCATCGGCGGCCAACACGCGTGCGCGCGCATTGGCACCCAAGCTCGCGACATTGGCAGCACACACGGCGCGCGACGAAGCCGCCTTGTCGAGAAAGAGGCAGCTTGCGGCCCCGCGCGACAAAGCTTCGAGGCCGAGCGCACCCGTGCCTGCAAACGCGTCGAGCACGCGGGCACCGACGAGCATCGACACGCCGCCGTTCGCATATCTTCCGTGGCCCAGAATGTCGAACAGGGCTTTGCGCTGGCGCTCGCCCGTGGGCCGCACCGCATCGCCGGGCGGGACGGCGAGTTTGCGCCCACGCCATTCGCCAGCGACAATGCGGATCTCGCCCGGCGGCGGCGACTTTTTCATATGGGGCGGCGCGGGGCGACGAGATCGGCCGTCATGATCTGCACGGGTCCGGTGCTGTCGCGGGTCGTGGTGCGGATTTTGACGAGGCCCAGATGCGGCTTCGATTTGGACGCGCGAATCTCCACTACTTCGATCGCCACCCGGATCGTTTCGCCCGCCGCAAGCGGTTTGGGCCAGGTAAGCTGCACGCCCGCGCCCACCACGCCGCCCGCGATCGGCAATGTTTCGACGAGCAAGCGCATGGTGAGAGATGCCGTATGCCAGCCGCTTGCCACAAGCGTGCCGAAAAACGAGTCCGCTGCCGCTGCTGCGTCGAGATGGAAGGGCTGCGGATCGAACTGACGCGCAAAATCGCGGATCATCGCTTCGTCGACCGTCAGCGTGTTGCTCGCGAAACTTTGGCCGACCGCGAAATCCTCGAAATGGCGCATCATGCAGGCTTGCCTTTTTTGTTGGGCGGGCCTGCGAGTGCCCCAAGCGTCTTGCGCAATTCGCCGGGGCCGACTTCTTCAAAGGCCCCGCGCGGCAGGCCCTCGAGCGAGAAAGCGCCGTAGTCCGTGCGGATCAGCCGGTTTACTTGTAAGCCGAGCTGTTCGCACACGCGGCGCACTTCGCGGTTTTTGCCTTCGGCCAACTTGAACACGAGCCACGCGTTACGGCCTTCGGGTGCGCCGTCCATCGAGGCTTCGATCGAGCCGTATTGCACGCCGTCGATCGAAATGCCGTTTTTGAGGCGCGCCAACCGGTCGGGATCGGGCGAGCCGAACACGCGCACGCGGTAGCGCCGCACAAGGCCCGAGGCCGGCAGTTCGAGATGGCGCTTAATCGCCCCGTCGTTGGTGAGCAGCAGCAGGCCCTCGGAATTGAAGTCGAGCCGGCCGACCGGCATCAGCCGCGGCAGATGGCCCGGCAGGCCGTCGTAGATCGTGGGGCGGCCTTGCGGATCGCGCGCGGCCACCAGCACTTCGCGCGGCTTGTTGAAGCGGAACAGGCGCGGCCGTTCGGCCGCCTGCAGCTTCTTGCCGTCCACGACGATCTCGTCGCCGGGCACCACATTGTGCGCGGCACGCTGGAGCTTTGTGCCGTTCACGAACACGCGGCCCTGATCGACCAAAACTTCGGCCTCGCGCCGCGAGCAGAGCCCTGCACGCGCGATCACCTTGGCGATGCGCTCTCCAACCTTCTCGCTCATCGGCCCACACTCGCGGCGACGAACGCCGAAAAGATCCGCTCGTCGCCGGGATCGATCGCATATTCGGGATGCCACTCGACGCCAAGGCAGAAGCGCTTGCCCGGCAGTTCGATGCCTTCGATCACGCCGTCGGGTGCGCGCGCATTGACGCGCACGCCGGGGCCGACATCTTTGACCGCCTGGTGGTGTGCGGAGTTCACGTGCATCGTGTCGCGCGAAGTCGCCTGGTGCAGCAAAGTGCCGGGTACGACGGCCACGCTGTGGCCGGGCTCGGTGCGGGGATTCGGCTGCTCGTGCGCGAGTGCCCCCGGTATTTCGTCGGGAATGTGCTGGTGCAACGTGCCGCCGAGCACGACATTGAGAAGTTGCTCGCCGCCGCAAATGCCGAGGATCGGGTAGTCGCGCGCAAGTGCGCCCTTCACCATCGCGTATTCGAACGCCGTGCGCCGGTCTTTGGTCGTGACCGTCGCGTGTTTGGACGTGGCGCCGAACAAGGCCGGGTCGACGTCGAAGGCGCCGCCGGTCACGAGCAGCCCGTCGAGACCGTCCAAATACGCCTCGGCCAATGCCGCTTCGTGCGGCAACACAAGCGGCAGGCCGCCCGCGCGCACCACAGCGTCGCAATAGTTCTGGCGCACCGCGTACCACGGCATTTTGGACCAGCCGCCGGCCGGTTCCGAATCGAGCGTTATTCCAATGCGGGGGATTTTCATGCCCCCTCTTATCACGGCGGCGATTCCGGCGTAAACGCTTGGGGGCATGCGTTTCATGGATCTTGCCCTATCCCAAGCCAAACTGGCCGCCCAAGCGGGCGAAGTGCCGGTCGGCGCCGTTATCGTCGATGCGGACGCCGGCACGGTCGTGGCGGCCGCCCATAACCGCGTCGAACGCGACCGCGACCCCACCGCACACGCCGAAATGCTGGCGATCCGCATGGCCGCAACATCGCTCGGCCGCACAAGGCTCGACGGCCTCGATCTCTACGTCACGCTCGAGCCGTGCGCCATGTGCGCGCAGGCGATCGCGTTTGCGCGCCTGCGTCGCCTCTATTGGGGGGCAAGCGATCCCAAAGGCGGCGGCGTGGAAAACGGCCCGCGCATCTTCGCGCAGAGCACGTGCCACCATCGTCCCGAGCTCTATGGCGGCATTGGCGAGCGCGACGCAGCCGCGCTGCTGCAGGATTTTTTCAGGAAGCTGCGCTGAAGCGCCATATTCCTTCCGCATCGCGCATGCGGCGCGCATCGCCCAGACATTCGAGCCGATGCAGATGCGCCAGCGCCTCGCCGACCGCGAGGCCCACATTGTGGGGGCCGATCGGGCGCTTGAACAAAAGCGGGAAACAATCGACCGCACTGAGCCCCTGCGCCGTACCCGCAAAAGCGGCGCGCAGCACGTGCAGACGCTCGGCATGGTGCGCGCGGATTTCAGCGATGCGCTTGTGCACGCCCACATAGGGCTGGCCGTGCGCGGGCAGGATCAGCGCATCCTCGGGCACGGCGGCAAAACCGTCGAGGCAGGCGAGATAGTCGCCGAGCGGATCGGCAAGCGGTTCGGCCGGCCATACGCCGATGTTGGGCGTGATGCGCGGCAGCAGAATGTCGCCGCCGATCAGAATACTCGACGACGGCGCCCACAGGCACGCATGTTCCGGGCAATGGCCGCGCCCGATGATCGGCGTCCATGCGGTTTCGCCGACCGCAAAAGGCTGGCCGCCTTGGATGCGGCGATAGAAGGCCGGCACGTCCGGCACGCCGCGCCGGTAGATGCTCTGCGGGCTCGCGAAATGGCCCATCGCGTCGGCCGCAACACCATTGGCCCGATAGAATTCGACCTTGTGTGCAACGTCGGCGTCCGAGCTTTCGGCATGGACGGCGCGCGCTGTGTAGTACTCGCCGAGCGTGGTCCACAATTCGACGCCGAAATGCGCGCACAGCCACGCGGCCAAGCCCATATGGTCGGGGTGGAAATGCGTGCAGATCACGCGGCTGATTTTGCGCGACCCGATCGCCGCCAGCCAATGCGCCTTGCTGTCCTCGCGATGCAGGCCCGTATCGACGATCGCGAAGCCCGCCGCCCCGTCGTCGAGCAGCCAAAGATTGATATGGTCGGGCGGAAAGGGCAGCGGCATGCGCACCCAGAAAAGGCCGGGGCGAATCTCAAGCGCGTGGCCCGGTGCGGGCGGCTCGGCAGGATCGTAAACAATACTCATTGTTTGCCCACGACCTGCCAGCCGATGTCGCGCCGGCAGAAGCCGCCCGGCCAGTCGATGCGGTCGACGGAGGCGTAGGCGGTCTTCTGGGCCGAAGCGGCGTCCGCACCCAAACCCACAATGCCGAGCACGCGTCCGCCATTGGCGACGATTTTTTCGCCGTTCTGGCGCGTGCCCGCATGGAAAACATAAGCGCCCGGCACCGACGAAGCCGCTTCGAGGCCGCGAATTTCACTGCCCTTCTGCGGCGTGTCGGGATAGCCGTTGGCGGCCATTACCACGCAGAGAGCCGTGCTTGCATCCCAGCGCAGCGTGAGCCGGTCGAGCGTGCCGTCGCTGGCGCCAAGCAACGCAGGCAGCAGATCGGATTTGAGGCGCGCAAGCAGCGTCTGGCATTCGGGATCGCCGAAGCGCACGTTGAATTCGATGAGGCGCGGCCCCGCCTTGCCGATCATCAGGCCTGCGAACAGCACGCCCTTGAAGGGCGCACCTTCGGCGGCCATGCCGCGCAATGTCGGCATCACGATTTCGGCCATGATGCGCGCTTCCATGGCGGCATCGACGAGCGGGGTCGGCGAATAAGCCCCCATGCCGCCGGTGTTGGGGCCGGTATCGCCGTCGCCCACGCGCTTGTGGTCTTGGGCGGCCGCCAACGCCACAGCATTGGTGCCGTCGCAGAGTGCGAAGAAACTTGCTTCGGCGCCTTCGAGAAATTCTTCGATCACAAGCTCGGCACCGGCCGCCCCGAAGCGGCGGGCCTGCATCGCATCGTCGATGGCCGCAAGCGCTTCGTCGTGCGTTTGCGCCACAACCACGCCCTTGCCCGCTGCCAACCCGTCGGCTTTGACGACGACCGGCAAGGCATGCGCCATTGCATAGGCGCGTGCGGCATCGCGATCGGAAAAACGCTTGTACGCGGCCGTCGGAATCGCGTAACGCGCGCAGAAATCCTTCATGAAGCCTTTGGAGCCTTCAAGGCGCGCAGCCGCCATCGACGGCCCGAAGGCTTTGATGCCGGCCGCCTGGAGCCGATCCACGAGCCCTGCCACAAGCGGGGCTTCGGGCCCGACCACGACGAAGTCGATCTTCTCGGCCACGGCGAACGCCACAAGGCCGGCAAGATCGTCGGCCGAAATGTCCACACACTGCGCCTCGGCCGCAATGCCGGCATTGCCGGGCGCGCAGAAGAGTTTGGCGCACAAAGGCGACGCCGCCAGCGCCCAGCACAGCGCATGTTCGCGCCCGCCCGATCCCACCACCAGAATCCGCATGCATGCTCCCGCTACCAAACCGGCGCTACCAAACCGGCGCTACCAAACAGGTCGGGCTTGTAGCATAAACGAAGCCCAAAGCCATGGAAGCCGCGCCCAGCAATCTGCCCGAATATTCGGTCTCCGAGTTGTCGCAAGCCGTCAAACGCACGGTCGAAGACAATTTCGAGATCGTGCGCGTGCGCGGCGAAATCTCGGGCTTCAAGCGCCACAGCTCGGGCCATCTCTACTTTGCGCTCAAAGACGCCGACGCCGCGATCGACGGCGTGTGCTGGCGCGGGCAAGCGGCCCGCCTCGGCATCCGCCCCGAAGACGGCATGGAAGTGGTCGCGGTCGGCAGGCTCACCACATATCCGGGCCGCTCGAAATACCAGATCGTTGTCGAGCGCATGGAGCTGGCCGGCCAGGGTGCGCTGCTGAAGCTCATCGAAGACCGCAAGAAGCGCCTCGCCGCCGAAGGCCTGTTCGATGCGGCGCGCAAACGCAGCCTGCCCTTTTTGCCGAACACGATCGGCGTCGTCACCTCGCCAACCGGCGCCGTGATCCGCGACATTCTGCACCGGCTTGCCGACCGCTTCCCGCGCCATGTGCTCGTATGGCCGGTGGCCGTGCAAGGCGAAGCCGCGGCAGCGCAAATCGCCGCGGCCATTCGCGGCTTCAACGCGCTTGAAATCGGCGGCAAGATCCCACGCCCCGACGTGCTGATTGTGGCGCGCGGCGGCGGCAGCCTTGAAGACCTGATGGCGTTCAACGAAGAGATCGTCGTGCGCGCGGCAGCCGAGAGCGAAATTCCGCTCGTGTCGGCGGTCGGCCACGAGACCGACACGACCTTGATCGATTTTGCGTCCGACCGACGCGCGCCCACACCCACCGCCGCCGCCGAAATGGTAGTGCCCGTACGCCAAGAGCTGGTCGCACGCGTCGCGCGCAACACAGCCTCGCTCGAAGCCGGTGCCGCGCGCGCGATGGCCGAAGGGCGGCTGCGGCTCGAAAACGCCGCGCGCGCATTGGGCGATCCCAGGCGCCTGCTCGAAGAGCGCAGCCAGCGCCTCGACGAACGCGGCGAACGCTTGAAGCGCGCCGTCGCCGCCTTCCTGGAGCGCCACCAGCGCCACACGCTCGAACTGGGTGCGCGCCTGCCCGATCCCAAGACGCAGCTCGAACGCGCACGCGGGCTCTTGCTCAGCAGCAAAGCCGGGCTCGAAGCGGGCGGCAAAGCGCTGGCGCTGTCGGCCGCACGGCACCGTGAACGGCTTGGCGAAACGCTGGCGCGCGGGCGGGCCGCGTTCGACCGCGACCTTGCCGCACGCAACGCGCAGGTCGCGGGCTTGGCCAAACTGCTCGACAGCGTATCGTACCAGCGCGTGCTCGAACGCGGCTTCGTGCTGGTCGCGGACGCGGCGGGCAAACCCATCGTGTCGGCAGCGGTTGCCAAACCGGGTGCTGCCGTCACGCTGGCGTTTGCCGACGGCAAGATCGGCGCCACGCTCGACGGTGCGGCAGCAAAGCCGCCCGCCAAAACCGCTCCGAAGCCGGACCCCAAAGCCGACCCCAAAGCCGGCCAGGGTTCGCTGCTCTAGCGGAATTCCTCTTCGAGCGGATCGTAAAACGATGCTGGCGCTTCGGCACTCGGCAGCGGTTCGGTGAAGCGCACCACAGTTTGCTGGCCCACGGGGTGGATCTGGCGCGTTTCGAATTCGGCAATGAAGATGCCGACCGCGAGCAGCACAAGTGCCAAGCCCCATGCGACGGCAATTTCCTTGAGATCGTTCATGCGCGGAAAATAGCCGAACAAATACGGCAGGAAAGTGACGCGTGTCACACGCCGTTGCAAAGTTTTCGGCGCTGCTCCTCAGCCGCGATCGCGCATTCGGCGCGCGCGTTTGCGCAGGGCGATGGCCGCCGCGCGTTTTTTCGGCGCACGCTCGCCGAGGTCGGCGTCGCTGCTTCTGCCGGCCGACAGGCGCGCGAAATGAACGCGGCCAACGAGAGCCATCGTCAGCAACGCGGACACGACGGCGCCGCGGATCTTGGAGGCGAACGCAAACCGGCCGCAGCGCCGCTCGATGTCGAGAAAGAATTTGCTTTGGTCGATCTTCGCGACCGAAACGATATAGGCGATCGCCAGCCAGAATTCCGGCTCAAGCCGAACCGAGGTTCGCCGCCTGCCCACACGGATTGTACGCGGCGCAAGCACCACTTTTCCGAAGCTGCGGCGGACTTCGCCGCCGCCGATACCGGCACCCGAAGCTTTCGCAATACTTGTGTAATCTTGCGGCTCGGCCGCTGCGAGCGCTACAAAAAGAGCTTGCAATTCTTCGGGGTGAATTGCTGAAGATAGAGACGCAAGCGCGGTCCTCGCGCTCGCCGCCGACCCCTTCGGCGCACGGCTTGCATTGCCTCCGTCCGCAGAGGGTCGGGTCTGAGCGGGTCCGCTCTCGGTTTTTTTCGTCGTCTCGCAACGCACGTCAACGATCCCAGGGTGGCCACGATGGAAACAGAGCTCACGAATACACAAATAATGTCCGAAGACGCGCCGCAATTCTGCGGAATCGTGCCGATTTCTGCGGGGAAGCGACAATGATCGACCAAAACAGGATTCTCGCCGACGTCCGGCGCGCGTTGCTGCGTCGCCTGGGCTCGGCATCGCCACTGCATTTGAAACTCCAGGCCATTGCGGCCGAAACCGGGGTGTCGATCGACACGATCGGGCGCGTGCTGAACGGTAAATCCAGAAAACTCGATCTCGCCCTGCTGCTCAAGATCGTTGCCTACTGCGAAAAGCGCGGCGACACGACTATTCGCTTCGAATGTTTCAGCGGACTCGGCCTGCCGGACCCGAGCGGCGGCTCCGCCGCCACGATGCGGCCGATCGATCGGCTCAAGGCCTCCATCGGCGAGATGCTGCGCGTGCCCGCGAGTGCAGCCGCCCAGGAGGCCAATTTCTGGATCGACGATCGCGGCCGCCGCGTCATGGCCTACCCCGACCATGCACATGCGGCACGCCTCGCCCTCAATCTGCCAGTCGAGACGGATGCGATCCGCTACGCTTGCGTCAATCTCGGCTGGATCCGGGTCGGGCCGCTGGGTTTCGATTTCGCGGACTACGGGGCCTCGCCAGAAGCGCTGCACGAAGCCGCACGCCACGTCATGACGATGGCGGTCTATCAGGTCCGCATCAACGGCGTCGCCCTCGGCCGGCACGAGGCGCATGCAGCGCTGCTCGCACAGGCCGCGCGCGAACGCAAAGCGGATGCCGCAAAAGCCTTCCAGTGGACGATCGAGCGCAAACCGCTCGACGCGATCGCCGACCAAGCGCTTGCGCGGTTCGCCGCAGAAGCCCGAAACGTCGAGAACCTTTTCGATTTCGCCATGCGGCCGGAATTCCGCGACCGCTGTGCCGTGTTCCGCGTCGAAGGCACGTCGGTCCAGTCGATCTGGGCCGGCCAGAATCTGGCCGTCGTTCGCCGCGAAGTGATCGGCAAGGACGTGCGTGACCGCAAGGACCGCCGCTACGGCCAAATGGTCCACCACCACGTGCTCGAGGCGATAGGCGAGTCGGAGCCCGTGTTCCGAGATCTCGATATCGCGCTCGACGGCTTGCGGGCGCGCTACCGCCGCGTTGCCGTGCCCGAGAACCGCGCGACCTCAAAATGGTCGAACGAGCCTGTTTTTGTCGCGACCTGCATTGAACGCATCAGCTGGGAGCCCTTCAGGCCATGAATGAAATATCGAACAGAAACAACCCCGCCTTCTTGAGCGGCATCGTTCCTTTTCTCGATGCGTGGGACGCAAGGCACCTGCCGCGCACGCTGCGCATGTATCTGACCGACCAGGTTGCGCTGCGCCTCGTCAACCAACTCGGCGAATTCGGGATCGTCGTCGGGATCAGCCACAATCTGGCGACGATCAAAGCGCTGCAGCTCGCAGCGGCGCGCTGGCCGCGTTTGGCCGAGCCATGCGACCCCGATCTGAATCCGTCCGCTGGTCCGCATGACACATTCGCAATCATTCTGCGCCGTGAGAACCAACCAGTCGGCTGCGCCGCCATGCGCCTCAAGCGCCTTGAGGGCAGTCTGTCGGAACACATCGCGAGCCAATCACTGCTCGCCGAGCGCCCCGATCTGCTGCCGGTCGGCCAACGTTTTCGCGCAAGCGGCTTCGTCGAGAAGATCGCCGATGTCCCCATCGCCTGGGGTTCCAGCCTGTGGGCCGACACCAATGTGCCCAAGACGATGGTTCCAACCCTGATGCGTCTGCTGCATCTCTACACATTCGCGCATTGGTTCTG
Protein-coding regions in this window:
- the purD gene encoding phosphoribosylamine--glycine ligase, translating into MRILVVGSGGREHALCWALAASPLCAKLFCAPGNAGIAAEAQCVDISADDLAGLVAFAVAEKIDFVVVGPEAPLVAGLVDRLQAAGIKAFGPSMAAARLEGSKGFMKDFCARYAIPTAAYKRFSDRDAARAYAMAHALPVVVKADGLAAGKGVVVAQTHDEALAAIDDAMQARRFGAAGAELVIEEFLEGAEASFFALCDGTNAVALAAAQDHKRVGDGDTGPNTGGMGAYSPTPLVDAAMEARIMAEIVMPTLRGMAAEGAPFKGVLFAGLMIGKAGPRLIEFNVRFGDPECQTLLARLKSDLLPALLGASDGTLDRLTLRWDASTALCVVMAANGYPDTPQKGSEIRGLEAASSVPGAYVFHAGTRQNGEKIVANGGRVLGIVGLGADAASAQKTAYASVDRIDWPGGFCRRDIGWQVVGKQ
- the xseA gene encoding exodeoxyribonuclease VII large subunit, encoding MEAAPSNLPEYSVSELSQAVKRTVEDNFEIVRVRGEISGFKRHSSGHLYFALKDADAAIDGVCWRGQAARLGIRPEDGMEVVAVGRLTTYPGRSKYQIVVERMELAGQGALLKLIEDRKKRLAAEGLFDAARKRSLPFLPNTIGVVTSPTGAVIRDILHRLADRFPRHVLVWPVAVQGEAAAAQIAAAIRGFNALEIGGKIPRPDVLIVARGGGSLEDLMAFNEEIVVRAAAESEIPLVSAVGHETDTTLIDFASDRRAPTPTAAAEMVVPVRQELVARVARNTASLEAGAARAMAEGRLRLENAARALGDPRRLLEERSQRLDERGERLKRAVAAFLERHQRHTLELGARLPDPKTQLERARGLLLSSKAGLEAGGKALALSAARHRERLGETLARGRAAFDRDLAARNAQVAGLAKLLDSVSYQRVLERGFVLVADAAGKPIVSAAVAKPGAAVTLAFADGKIGATLDGAAAKPPAKTAPKPDPKADPKAGQGSLL
- a CDS encoding ribbon-helix-helix domain-containing protein; translated protein: MRRVFGHYLCIRELCFHRGHPGIVDVRCETTKKTESGPAQTRPSADGGNASRAPKGSAASARTALASLSSAIHPEELQALFVALAAAEPQDYTSIAKASGAGIGGGEVRRSFGKVVLAPRTIRVGRRRTSVRLEPEFWLAIAYIVSVAKIDQSKFFLDIERRCGRFAFASKIRGAVVSALLTMALVGRVHFARLSAGRSSDADLGERAPKKRAAAIALRKRARRMRDRG